The nucleotide window CTGAAAAATCCAATAATTTTTCTCTATCTACCCAGTTCTCAATCTCTGCTTTAGTAACTGGTAAATGTTTTGCACACAATGGACGTAATAATAAATCATTAGCGCCTGATTCTAATTGAATAATAGGCATGGTTTCTTTACGCTGTGACATAGGACGTTGACCCACGACTTCACCTGTAATAATAAAGTCAAATTCATATTCAACCATCCATTCTTTAGCTTTTTTAACCATAAAGCCCTTACAATCTAGACATGGATTCATATTTTTCCCATAACCATGTTTAGGGTTTAACAGCACATCACGATATTCTTCAATAACATCAATAATATGTAATTTAATACCTAATTTCTCCGCTACCCATAATGCATTATTACGTTTTAGCCCGTTTTTCTTTTGTTTACGAATGGTATTCGTATGCCCTTCCATGCAAAAACCAGTAAAAAAATTAATGCCTTCTACATGAATACCTTGATCTAATATTATCTTAGTGCTTAACAGTGAGTCTAATCCACCTGAAATTAATGATACAGCTTTAATTTGTTTGTTTGTCATGTCTATTTTCTGGTATAATTGGAATAGTGTTATTCGACTTTTTTATTTAACATTAAATGTTAAATAAATGATAATTACCAGTATCTAAACTATCTCTACTTAGTCTTGAAAAACTGAAAAACACTAAATAGTACACATTTTTACACCTAATTTAACTTACCCTAATCATCACTATATAACACATTTATCACTTAAGAATCAAATTTATTTAAATGGTAAAATAAATTATACCATATAGAATATTGACAATACCTTATCATATATCCTCATTTATAACCTTGATAAATATTTTTATAAAAACCAAGTAAAAAATTAAGGTATTAGGTATAATAGATACATTTGTAATGTAGAATACAAGGCAACCAAAATGGAACTAAAAAGAACAGGTAATGGCTACTTAGTTGATCCAACTATTTGGACAGAGGATATTATGCATAAAATGGCCAAAGAAGACGAAATCGAATTAACTAGAAGCATGGTTAATCAAATTCTTACAGCTAGAAAGTATTTTGAGGAAAATTCATCAGTACCACCTATTAGAACCTTTGCCAAAGTCGTTGGTATTGATAAAAAAATCCTATTTAAAGAATGGTTAACTGGTCCAATGAAACCTATTACTAAATACGGTGGTATGCCACAACCAACAGGTTGTGTTTAACCCAAAAAAATTTTTAACTTAAAATAAATCAAATTAATGACTTAACTGAGGCAAGTGCCTTGATTAAACACTCAGGCTTAGTACCTCCACCTTGTGCCATATCTGAACGACCGTCACCCTTTCCCCCGATTTGTTTTGCTACATGATTAAGAATTTTTCTAGCTTGATACTGCTTAGTTAAATCTTTTGTAACGCCTGTAACTAAAGATACTTTATCATTAATTACTACTGCTAATACAATAACAGCTGAACTTAGTTTATCTTTGAGTTTATCAACAATATTACGTAAATCTTTGCTAGTTACTCCTTCTACAACAGTAGAAAGTAATTTAATACCTTTTACTTCTTGTGCCTGTACAATCAAATCATCTCCCTGATTATTAGCTATTTTTTTTTGAAAAGTAGCAATTTGCTTTTCTAATTCTTTTTGCTGTTTAATCAGTTGCGTCACTTTTCCTACCACCTCTGTATTACTTGACCTAGTCATTTGTGCAATTTTATTCAAACTATTTTGAATTCGATTGTCAAATTGATACGCATCATAGCCTGTTAATGCTTCAATGCGCCTTACGCCAGCAGATACACTGCTTTCTGATATAATTCTAAAAAGTCCAATATCACCAAGTTGGTTTACATGAGTACCACCACACAACTCCACTGAAAATTCATTCTTACCCATAGTTAAAACACGTACAGTATCACCATATTTTTTTCCAAACAGCGTCATCGCGCCTTTCTTTTTTGCACCTTCAATATTAGTAATATCAGTATACACTTTTGTATTTCCTAAGATCTTACGATTAACTATGCTTTCAATTCTTTCCAAGTCTGATTTAACAATCACCTTATCATATGAGAAATCAAAACGCAATTTTTCACTACCAACCAAAGAACCTTTTTGCATTACCGCCTTACCCAGAACAATATGAAGTGCAGCGTGTAACAAATGTGTTGCTGAATGGTTTCTAGCAATGCATTTACGAGATTTTTTATCAACATTAGCTTGTACCGCATCACTCACTTTTAACACGCCCTTATTTAAAACACCATGATGCTCAAATGCACCTGATTTTTGCTTATTAGTATGATCCACTCTAAACTCAACCTGCATATTAGAAAGTATACCCTTATCTCCAATCTGACCACCTGATTCAGCATAAAAACTTGACTGAGCTAAAACAACAATTCCATGGTCACCTACTTCAATTTTTTCAACCAATTCATTATTGTTAATAATCGCCTGAATTAAAGAGACATTTTTTAATTGTTTATATCCTAAAAACTCAGTTCTCTCAGCAATGTCAACACCTTTTTCCGATATTTTAAAATCGCTAGCTTGTCTAGCACGATCTCTTTGTTTGGTCATTTCAACCTCAAAACCTGACATATCAATAGTTAAGTTACGCTCACGAGCAATATCTGATGTTAAATCCACTGGAAAACCATAAGTATCATAAAGTTTAAAAACTATTTTTCCATTAATTTCACTACCTTTAAAATTAGTAATTACTTCTTCTAAAATACTCATTCCTTGGTCTAAAGTTTTCGAAAAACGCTGTTCTTCACGCTTTAATACCTTTTCAACTTTGGATAAGGCTTGTTCTAATTCTGGATAAACATCCTTAAATTCTAGCGCTAATATAGAAGCCAAACGATAAAAAAATACTTTTCCAATACCCATCTTATGCCCATGACGAATACCACGGCGAATAATACGACGAAGTACATAACCTCTACCCTCATTTGAAGGAATTACACCATCAACAATCATAAAAGCAGCAGAACGAATATGATCAGTAATCACACGAACTGAGGCGTTGTTATCTTTAATATTATTGAATTTAGGGGTTAAATTCACAACAGCCTTGACAAGATTTTGAAAACCATCTGTATCGTAATTATTATTTTTATGCTGTAACACAGCCACTAAACGCTCCAACCCCATACCTGTATCTACACAAGGTACGGCTAATGGCTTTAAATAACCATCTTCTTGTTTATCAAATTCTGTAAATACTAAATTCCAAATTTCAATATATCGATCACCATCTTCATTGGCGTGTCCTGGTGGACCACCAGCAATATGCTCACCATGATCATAAAAAATCTCACTTGATGGACCACACGGGCCTGTATCACCCATTTGCCAAAAATTATCTTTAGCGCCACAACGAGAGATACGATTCTTAGGAAAACCAATTTCATTAACCCAAATATCTTCTGCTTCATTATCCTGATCAAATACACTCACCCAAAGATTTTTTTTAGGCAAATTTAACTCTTTTGTTAGAAATTCCCAGGCATAATGAATAGCTTCACGTTTAAAATAATCACCAAAACTAAAATTGCCCAGCATTTCGAAAAAAGTATGGTGGCGTGCTGTATAACCAACATTTTCAAGATCATTATGCTTGCCACCAGCGCGCGCGCAACGCTGAACCGATACAGCGCGAGTATATGGACGCTTTTCTATACCACTAAACACATCTTTAAACGGCACCATACCTGCATTAACAAATAATAAAGTTTTGTCATTATGAGGAATAAGCGATGCACTAGACTCAATTATATGACCTTTTGATTCAAAATAATCTAAGAATTTTTGTCTAATTTGTGCGGTTTTCATTTTGCTAAAAGTACTTAATCAAAACTGCATATTATACGCCGTAAGTGCCTATATAATAAGGGAAATGTCTCCTGCGCCTTGGCGAATAATGTTAATACTAGACAAAGATAAATCAATCACAGTGGTAGGTTCTAGCGGACAATATCCCCCATCAATAATAACATCTACACGCTTCTCTAATGAATCATATACATCATCAATATCAAAGAACTCACAATCTTTAATGATCAATGATGTGTTTATTATTGGCTCATTTAACACATCTAATAAAGCTTGAACCAAGCCATGATTAGATACTCTAAAACCAATGGTTTTTTTCTTAGCATGTAACAATCGATTAGGCACGTCACGTGTACCTTGTAAAACAAATGTGTACGACCCTGGAAGGATTCTCTTAAGCAATCTAAAAGAAATATTATCTAGCTTAGCATATTCACCAATATGTGCTAAATCACGCATCATTAAGGTAAAGTAGTGCTGTTTTGAAAGATTACGAATACAACGAATACGCTCTAATCCATTTTTATTACCCAATGTTGCTCCCAATGCATAACCAGAATCTGTAGGATAGACAATAACCGCACCACGACGTAACTCATCAGCCACTTGTTCAAGTAAACGTATTTGAGGGTTTTTTGGGTGAATTTCTAATAATTTTACCATATCCAATTTTTCCATATTGCTTGCTCATAATTAGGTAAATCTTGTAAACAACCAATTTGTACTCTTTGATTTGACCAGCCATGATAGTCAGAACCACTTGACGCTAATAAACCTAACTCACCTGACCATTGACTAACAAGTATAATTTCATCGAGGCTACTCATGGCCGTTACTACCTCAATCCCAGTACAACCATTAACAGCTAAATCACTCATCATACGTTTAATTTGAGTGTGTGTTACCCTATAACGAAGAGGATGTGCTAACACTGCTACACCACCTGCACTACGTATCCATCCAATTACCTCATCAAATTGTGCCCACTTAACGCTTACACTACCTGGATTATTACCCGTTAAAAAATTCCTGAATACTGATTTCATATTTTTACAAATACCCTCTTGAATTAGCATTTGAGCAAAATGTGTACGAGTAATTATCCCTGTTTTAGTAATGGCTTTGGTTTTTTCCATAGCACCAATAATGCCAGCTCCTTCCAAACTACACGCTATTTTTTCACTACGAACCTCTCGAAGCTGTTGATGCTTTTTAAGCCCAGTCTGTAATATTTTGTTATTTGGATTAATCTTCAACCCAAGAATGTGAATCGTCATGTTATTCCATGTGGCTGATATTTCAGTACCAAATACAAATTGTAAATTTAATTTATTCGCCTCATAACTGGCTTCAGCAAGTCCGTCAATCGTATCATGGTCTGTTAATGCAACCATGTCACAGTTTTGTTTGTTAGCTAAACGAACCACTTCAGTAGGCGATAAAATCCCATCTGAATAATACGAATGATTGTGCAAGTCGATAACCATAAGTTGTTTATTATAATCTATCTGTTTTGCAAGCGTAATTAGCTATAATTTCAATATAATTACTTAATACAAACACTATGTGCGGAATCGTTGGAGGCATCTGTAAATACAATATCACCCCAATTTTACTTAATGGATTAAAGCGCTTAGAATATCGTGGATATGATTCAGCAGGTATTGTAGTCTTGTCAAATAATAACAAATTGAATCGTGTACGCGCAGTAGGAAAAGTAATTAACCTTGAAACCAACATTCAAAAACAAAATTCAAAAATACAAGGTAATGTTGGTATTGCACATACTCGATGGGCAACTCATGGTGAACCATCAACACAAAATGCGCACCCCCATATTTGTTTTGATACTGTTAGTGTGGTGCATAACGGCATTATCGAAAACTTTCTTAAACTCAAGCAAGAACAAAAAGCACAAGGCTATGCTTTCACTTCAGATACTGATACTGAGGTAATTGTTCACGGTATCCATCAAGCCCTGAAAACATCAAAAAATTTACTTCAAGCCACTCAAAAGTCTATTAAAACTTTTGAAGGAGCTTATGGTTTAGGAGTGATATCACCATCATATCCAGGACATATAGTTGTTGCTAGAAGCGGCTCTCCACTCATTATAGGTATTAGTAATGAAGGTAATTTCATTACCTCAGATCAAGTAGCTTTATTAGGTATTACTAAAAAATTTATTTTTTTAGAAGAGGGGGATATCGCCGATATTACGCTTAATTCAATTACTATTTATAACCAAGACGATGAACAGGTTAATAGAGTTATTAAAATTTCAAATCTTAACAGTAAACAAATTGATCTAGGTGATTATAAACATTATATGCAAAAAGAGATTTTTGAACAACCTCAAGCAATTCGTGACACGCTAGAATCACGAATTACCAAAGATACTGTGTCACTTTCTGCCTTTGGTCATAATGCTGAAACTATTTTCACAAATATAAAACACATTCAAATTATTGCTTGTGGTACTAGTTATAACGCAGGATTAGTAGCTAAATACTGGCTCGAAGACATTGCAAAAGTTCCAACCAATATTGAAGTAGCTAGTGAGTATCGCTATCGTAATCCAGTTGTACTTAACAACACCTTATTAGTTACAATTTCTCAAAGTGGAGAAACTACTGATACACTAGAAGCACTAAAATCTGTTAAACAGCATCACAATAATATTCACACATTAACCATTTGCAATTGTGCAGAATCTTTCTTAACACGAGAATCTGAACTTACCTTATTAACCCATGCTGGACCTGAGATTAGTGTAGCATCTACCAAAGCTTTCACCACACAATTAGTATCTTTAGCATTATTATCAGTCGCCATTGGAAAATGCCATAAACAAGTAGATAAAAAACAAGAAACTGCTATTGTAGATGGTCTAAATCGCTTACCAGGTTTGATAAAAAAAACACTTGAACAAGAAAGTCAAATTATTGAACTTGCACAATCTTTTAAAAATAAATTTAATGCCATTTTTTTGG belongs to Candidatus Vesicomyosocius okutanii and includes:
- a CDS encoding tRNA (5-methylaminomethyl-2-thiouridylate)-methyltransferase, coding for MTNKQIKAVSLISGGLDSLLSTKIILDQGIHVEGINFFTGFCMEGHTNTIRKQKKNGLKRNNALWVAEKLGIKLHIIDVIEEYRDVLLNPKHGYGKNMNPCLDCKGFMVKKAKEWMVEYEFDFIITGEVVGQRPMSQRKETMPIIQLESGANDLLLRPLCAKHLPVTKAEIENWVDREKLLDFSGRTRKPQMFLAKEYGFDGYATPAGGCCFLTDKQYSDKLVDMWKSRGNRNYQLDDLMMLKVGRHIRPNPRFKMIIAREEGEVKFLEGYRNQYANLYPTSCNGPLALIDGDPNQADLQIAAKILARYSQGRGYDSVDIEIKLDVDTMQTLNIKPFSADEIQKDWMV
- the alaS gene encoding alanine--tRNA ligase; protein product: MKTAQIRQKFLDYFESKGHIIESSASLIPHNDKTLLFVNAGMVPFKDVFSGIEKRPYTRAVSVQRCARAGGKHNDLENVGYTARHHTFFEMLGNFSFGDYFKREAIHYAWEFLTKELNLPKKNLWVSVFDQDNEAEDIWVNEIGFPKNRISRCGAKDNFWQMGDTGPCGPSSEIFYDHGEHIAGGPPGHANEDGDRYIEIWNLVFTEFDKQEDGYLKPLAVPCVDTGMGLERLVAVLQHKNNNYDTDGFQNLVKAVVNLTPKFNNIKDNNASVRVITDHIRSAAFMIVDGVIPSNEGRGYVLRRIIRRGIRHGHKMGIGKVFFYRLASILALEFKDVYPELEQALSKVEKVLKREEQRFSKTLDQGMSILEEVITNFKGSEINGKIVFKLYDTYGFPVDLTSDIARERNLTIDMSGFEVEMTKQRDRARQASDFKISEKGVDIAERTEFLGYKQLKNVSLIQAIINNNELVEKIEVGDHGIVVLAQSSFYAESGGQIGDKGILSNMQVEFRVDHTNKQKSGAFEHHGVLNKGVLKVSDAVQANVDKKSRKCIARNHSATHLLHAALHIVLGKAVMQKGSLVGSEKLRFDFSYDKVIVKSDLERIESIVNRKILGNTKVYTDITNIEGAKKKGAMTLFGKKYGDTVRVLTMGKNEFSVELCGGTHVNQLGDIGLFRIISESSVSAGVRRIEALTGYDAYQFDNRIQNSLNKIAQMTRSSNTEVVGKVTQLIKQQKELEKQIATFQKKIANNQGDDLIVQAQEVKGIKLLSTVVEGVTSKDLRNIVDKLKDKLSSAVIVLAVVINDKVSLVTGVTKDLTKQYQARKILNHVAKQIGGKGDGRSDMAQGGGTKPECLIKALASVKSLI
- a CDS encoding TusE/DsrC/DsvC family sulfur relay protein, with translation MELKRTGNGYLVDPTIWTEDIMHKMAKEDEIELTRSMVNQILTARKYFEENSSVPPIRTFAKVVGIDKKILFKEWLTGPMKPITKYGGMPQPTGCV
- the glmS gene encoding glutamine--fructose-6-phosphate transaminase (isomerizing), coding for MCGIVGGICKYNITPILLNGLKRLEYRGYDSAGIVVLSNNNKLNRVRAVGKVINLETNIQKQNSKIQGNVGIAHTRWATHGEPSTQNAHPHICFDTVSVVHNGIIENFLKLKQEQKAQGYAFTSDTDTEVIVHGIHQALKTSKNLLQATQKSIKTFEGAYGLGVISPSYPGHIVVARSGSPLIIGISNEGNFITSDQVALLGITKKFIFLEEGDIADITLNSITIYNQDDEQVNRVIKISNLNSKQIDLGDYKHYMQKEIFEQPQAIRDTLESRITKDTVSLSAFGHNAETIFTNIKHIQIIACGTSYNAGLVAKYWLEDIAKVPTNIEVASEYRYRNPVVLNNTLLVTISQSGETTDTLEALKSVKQHHNNIHTLTICNCAESFLTRESELTLLTHAGPEISVASTKAFTTQLVSLALLSVAIGKCHKQVDKKQETAIVDGLNRLPGLIKKTLEQESQIIELAQSFKNKFNAIFLGRGTMHAIAMEGALKLKEISYIHSEAFPAGELKHGPIALIDQDTPVIAIAPNDQLLDKLKSNLQEVKSRGSQMIVFEDEMSNVTPMQNMTVMSITHNLGIITAPIIFTIPLQLLSYHVALIKGTNVDKPRNLAKSVTVE
- a CDS encoding PHP domain-containing protein, encoding MVIDLHNHSYYSDGILSPTEVVRLANKQNCDMVALTDHDTIDGLAEASYEANKLNLQFVFGTEISATWNNMTIHILGLKINPNNKILQTGLKKHQQLREVRSEKIACSLEGAGIIGAMEKTKAITKTGIITRTHFAQMLIQEGICKNMKSVFRNFLTGNNPGSVSVKWAQFDEVIGWIRSAGGVAVLAHPLRYRVTHTQIKRMMSDLAVNGCTGIEVVTAMSSLDEIILVSQWSGELGLLASSGSDYHGWSNQRVQIGCLQDLPNYEQAIWKNWIW
- a CDS encoding L-threonylcarbamoyladenylate synthase; this translates as MVKLLEIHPKNPQIRLLEQVADELRRGAVIVYPTDSGYALGATLGNKNGLERIRCIRNLSKQHYFTLMMRDLAHIGEYAKLDNISFRLLKRILPGSYTFVLQGTRDVPNRLLHAKKKTIGFRVSNHGLVQALLDVLNEPIINTSLIIKDCEFFDIDDVYDSLEKRVDVIIDGGYCPLEPTTVIDLSLSSINIIRQGAGDISLII